The proteins below are encoded in one region of candidate division WOR-3 bacterium:
- a CDS encoding glycosidase codes for MTAHDSLFRRCTCNPILSAPDWPHTVNAVLNPGAVRLPDGTTFLLCRVEDRRGISSLWAARSGDGATGWRIDDKPWLPPDLANHPEETWGVEDPRITWLDEIQKYAVTYTAYSPAGPAVALALTPDFEKFERVGMVMLPDNKDAALLPRRINGRWQMLHRPHAGVSTDIWLAESPDLKHWGGYRRVLAARHGAWWDACRIGLGPPLIETERGWLMIYHGVRQTAAGGLYRVGVALLDATDPCRVLRRGDEWVFGPNEDYERQGDVGDVVFPCGTTTGPDLDTLNIYYGAADTCIGLATASISELLSWLDRHS; via the coding sequence TTGACCGCACATGACAGCCTGTTCCGGCGCTGCACCTGCAACCCGATACTGAGTGCCCCGGACTGGCCACACACAGTCAATGCCGTCCTGAACCCCGGCGCTGTCAGGCTACCTGACGGGACCACGTTCCTGCTCTGCCGCGTCGAGGACCGGCGCGGCATCTCCAGTCTGTGGGCGGCACGCTCCGGCGACGGCGCCACAGGCTGGCGTATCGACGACAAGCCGTGGCTGCCGCCGGACCTCGCGAACCACCCTGAAGAGACCTGGGGAGTTGAGGATCCGCGAATCACCTGGCTCGACGAGATCCAGAAGTACGCCGTCACCTACACCGCCTACTCGCCTGCCGGGCCGGCCGTGGCGCTCGCGCTCACTCCCGACTTTGAGAAGTTCGAGCGTGTCGGCATGGTTATGCTGCCCGACAACAAAGACGCCGCGCTCCTACCGCGCCGCATCAACGGCCGCTGGCAGATGCTCCACCGACCTCACGCCGGCGTCAGCACTGACATCTGGCTGGCCGAGTCACCTGACCTGAAACACTGGGGCGGATACCGGCGCGTGCTCGCTGCCCGCCACGGCGCGTGGTGGGACGCCTGCCGCATCGGACTTGGCCCTCCGCTGATCGAGACCGAACGTGGCTGGCTGATGATCTACCACGGTGTCAGACAGACCGCGGCCGGCGGTCTCTACCGGGTCGGCGTAGCGCTACTGGATGCCACAGACCCATGTAGAGTACTCCGGCGCGGCGACGAATGGGTCTTCGGCCCGAACGAGGACTATGAACGCCAGGGCGACGTCGGCGACGTCGTCTTCCCCTGTGGCACGACCACCGGACCAGACCTCGATACGCTGAACATATACTATGGCGCGGCCGACACCTGCATCGGCCTCGCCACCGCCAGCATCTCCGAACTGCTCTCCTGGCTCGACCGCCACTCCTGA
- a CDS encoding glycosyltransferase, whose product MKNRTAQFSKIAFIGNYVPRRCGIATFTTDICESVAREAPDAECVTAAMNDTVEGYDYPDRVRFEVAQNDLDEYRQLADFLNLGRVDLVCMQHEYGIFGGSAGSHLLLTQRRLRMPVVTTLHTVLREPDDMQRQVLTEICHLSDRVVVMSERSRQYLADIYEVSPAKIDLIHHGIPDMPFVDPNFYKDLFGVEGRRVILTFGLLSPNKGIENVIRALPAVVERFPDVVYIVLGVTHPHVLREKGEEYRISLQRLARELGVSDHVVYYNRFVDIKELCQFLGAADLYVTPYLNPVQAVSGTLAYATGTGKAVVSTPYWYAEELLAEGRGRLVPFNDHPAMAETVVRLFANEAERHAMRKQAYAYGRQMIWKEVARSYLDTFQRAAEERVRGPVFVDRVAVESPLDMELPRIDLKHLLTLTDDTGIIQHARNTVPNLNEGYTTDDNSRALIVALRALEHEKDTAILHRLVGRYLAFIDYAFNRTNRRFRNFLGYDRRWLEDTGSEDSHGRALWSLGTVVGASHDDAFVALAMNLFDSALHAVELFSSPRAWAYTLLGVCSYIKRFPGASNARRIRDALAQRLLEMYRTAASDDWPWFERSLAYGNARLSHALIRAGADTGNQEMTAAGLRSLDWLFRVETAEAGNYSPIPNSGWQRGAPRPRFDQQPIEAQCMVEASFRAWRVTKDRRWREAMTTTFEWFLGRNDLGRPVYDYATGGCHDGLHPEGVNSNEGAESTLAFLGSLLTLRRAETVGGEGDR is encoded by the coding sequence ATGAAGAACCGTACTGCCCAATTCAGCAAGATCGCATTCATCGGCAACTACGTGCCGAGGCGCTGCGGTATCGCTACTTTCACAACCGATATCTGTGAATCGGTTGCCCGCGAAGCTCCGGACGCCGAGTGCGTGACCGCGGCGATGAATGATACGGTCGAAGGCTACGACTACCCGGACCGCGTGCGCTTCGAGGTCGCCCAGAACGACCTGGACGAGTATCGTCAACTTGCCGACTTCCTCAACCTGGGCCGGGTCGACCTGGTCTGCATGCAGCACGAGTATGGCATCTTCGGCGGCTCGGCCGGCAGCCACCTGCTGCTGACCCAGCGTCGCCTGCGCATGCCGGTCGTAACCACGCTGCACACAGTGCTACGGGAACCGGACGACATGCAGCGCCAGGTGCTGACCGAGATCTGCCACCTCTCCGACCGCGTAGTGGTGATGAGCGAGCGTTCCCGTCAGTACCTTGCTGACATATACGAGGTTTCGCCCGCCAAGATCGACCTCATTCACCACGGCATTCCGGACATGCCGTTCGTCGACCCCAACTTCTACAAGGACCTCTTCGGGGTCGAGGGACGACGCGTCATCCTTACCTTCGGCCTGCTCTCGCCCAACAAGGGCATCGAGAACGTCATCCGCGCGCTCCCCGCCGTTGTCGAACGATTCCCGGACGTGGTCTACATCGTGCTCGGCGTGACCCATCCACACGTACTGCGGGAGAAAGGAGAGGAATACCGTATCTCCTTGCAGCGGCTGGCGCGGGAACTCGGAGTCAGCGACCACGTCGTGTACTACAACCGGTTCGTCGACATCAAAGAGTTGTGTCAGTTCCTCGGCGCCGCCGACCTCTACGTAACGCCCTACCTCAACCCGGTTCAGGCCGTGTCCGGCACCCTCGCCTACGCGACCGGCACCGGCAAGGCGGTCGTCTCAACACCCTACTGGTACGCCGAGGAGCTGCTGGCCGAGGGCCGGGGCCGGCTCGTCCCGTTCAACGACCACCCGGCGATGGCCGAGACCGTGGTCAGGCTTTTTGCCAACGAGGCGGAACGTCACGCGATGCGCAAGCAGGCGTACGCCTACGGGCGCCAGATGATCTGGAAGGAAGTCGCGCGAAGCTACCTCGATACCTTCCAGCGCGCCGCCGAAGAGCGTGTACGCGGTCCGGTCTTCGTCGATCGCGTCGCGGTCGAGAGCCCGCTGGATATGGAACTGCCCAGGATCGACCTCAAGCATCTGCTCACACTCACCGATGACACCGGTATCATCCAGCACGCCCGCAATACAGTACCCAATCTCAATGAAGGCTACACTACTGACGACAACAGCCGGGCGCTGATCGTGGCCTTACGCGCTCTCGAGCACGAAAAGGACACCGCGATCCTCCATCGTCTCGTCGGTCGCTACCTCGCTTTCATCGACTACGCCTTCAACCGCACCAACCGTCGCTTCCGTAACTTCCTCGGGTACGACCGCCGCTGGCTCGAAGACACCGGGTCGGAAGACTCGCACGGCCGCGCCCTCTGGAGCCTCGGGACCGTGGTCGGGGCCTCGCACGATGACGCCTTCGTCGCCCTGGCCATGAACCTGTTCGACTCCGCCCTGCACGCCGTCGAGCTGTTCTCCAGTCCCCGCGCCTGGGCCTACACACTGCTCGGGGTCTGTTCCTATATCAAACGGTTCCCCGGCGCAAGCAACGCTCGCCGGATCCGCGACGCGCTGGCGCAACGACTACTCGAGATGTATCGCACCGCTGCCAGCGACGACTGGCCGTGGTTCGAGCGTTCTCTCGCCTACGGCAACGCCCGACTCAGCCACGCGCTGATCCGTGCCGGCGCCGATACCGGAAACCAAGAGATGACTGCTGCCGGCCTTCGTTCCCTCGACTGGCTGTTCCGGGTCGAGACCGCCGAGGCGGGCAACTACTCGCCGATTCCCAACTCCGGCTGGCAGCGGGGTGCCCCGAGACCCCGATTTGACCAGCAGCCGATTGAGGCGCAGTGCATGGTAGAGGCCTCCTTCCGGGCCTGGCGCGTCACCAAGGACCGCCGCTGGCGTGAGGCGATGACCACGACATTCGAGTGGTTCCTCGGTCGCAATGACCTCGGCCGGCCCGTCTACGACTACGCAACCGGAGGCTGCCACGACGGCCTGCATCCTGAAGGCGTGAACTCCAACGAAGGGGCAGAATCCACCCTGGCCTTCCTCGGCTCTCTTCTCACCCTGCGCCGCGCCGAAACCGTGGGCGGCGAGGGGGACCGTTGA